From a region of the Butyrivibrio sp. AE3004 genome:
- a CDS encoding HAD family hydrolase: MEIKAVLFDLDGTLIDTEKYYQIVWPKAVEHFGFSMTREQALQLRSLGRPFAPQRFREWYGDDFNYSEVREYRKKLFEEIVAKEGIELKPGTKEILTYLRERGILISTATATDEERTERYLKKVGIFDYFDKICCATMVKEGKPKPDIYIYASKQVGVPKESCIAVEDAPNGVRAAADSGIKTIYIPDQNDDEEEVKGLYYKKFNSLFELKEFI; the protein is encoded by the coding sequence ATGGAAATAAAAGCTGTTCTATTCGATCTTGACGGAACACTAATAGATACCGAAAAGTATTACCAGATTGTCTGGCCCAAAGCGGTTGAGCATTTTGGGTTTTCGATGACAAGGGAACAGGCGCTGCAGTTAAGAAGCCTTGGAAGACCTTTTGCACCGCAAAGATTCAGGGAATGGTATGGTGATGATTTCAATTATAGCGAAGTCCGGGAATACAGAAAAAAGCTGTTTGAAGAGATTGTGGCAAAAGAAGGAATAGAATTAAAGCCCGGCACAAAAGAAATACTTACATATCTTAGGGAACGCGGGATACTTATCTCTACCGCAACAGCAACCGATGAAGAGAGAACGGAGAGGTACTTAAAGAAAGTCGGGATTTTTGATTATTTCGATAAAATCTGCTGTGCAACAATGGTAAAGGAAGGAAAACCAAAGCCGGATATTTACATTTATGCAAGCAAGCAGGTGGGAGTACCTAAGGAGAGCTGCATAGCTGTCGAGGATGCGCCAAACGGAGTAAGAGCAGCCGCCGATTCCGGAATAAAGACTATCTATATTCCTGATCAAAACGATGACGAGGAGGAAGTAAAGGGGCTCTACTATAAAAAATTCAATTCTTTGTTTGAGCTTAAGGAATTTATCTGA
- a CDS encoding DeoR/GlpR family DNA-binding transcription regulator has translation MLTEERRSAIVSYIEEHNAVTVQELVEALNTSAATIRRDLNALHADHRILKVFGGATSLSSRDVNTTEPSVAEKSQRNTEEKDIISEYAASLIQDNDFVYIDSGTTTLHLIDHITNKKAKYITNGIVHAKRLLERDLSTMIIGGRIKPVTEAVIGPDCVEALSKFHFTKAFMGTNGVSVQAGFTTPDVDEALVKAEAIKHTYLSYILADHTKFGVVSSVTFSELRSCCIITDEEPDKKYKDQTIIKSIL, from the coding sequence ATGTTAACGGAAGAAAGACGATCAGCTATCGTTTCTTATATAGAAGAACATAATGCGGTTACTGTCCAGGAGCTGGTTGAAGCTCTTAATACTTCTGCTGCGACCATCAGAAGAGATTTAAATGCTCTTCACGCAGATCACAGAATACTCAAGGTTTTTGGTGGTGCAACTTCCTTAAGCTCCAGAGATGTCAATACAACAGAGCCCTCCGTTGCAGAGAAATCACAGCGCAACACTGAGGAAAAAGACATCATTTCCGAATACGCAGCTTCACTGATTCAGGATAATGATTTCGTTTACATCGATTCAGGAACTACTACACTTCACCTGATAGATCACATTACCAATAAGAAGGCAAAATATATCACAAACGGTATAGTCCATGCAAAAAGACTCCTTGAGAGAGATCTTTCCACCATGATCATAGGCGGAAGAATTAAACCGGTAACCGAAGCCGTAATCGGTCCCGATTGTGTGGAAGCGCTCAGTAAATTTCATTTCACCAAGGCCTTTATGGGAACAAACGGTGTTTCCGTCCAGGCAGGCTTTACTACCCCCGATGTGGATGAGGCACTCGTAAAAGCTGAGGCAATCAAGCACACCTATTTGTCCTACATCCTGGCAGATCATACAAAATTCGGAGTTGTAAGCTCAGTTACTTTTTCAGAGCTGAGAAGCTGCTGCATCATCACGGATGAGGAACCTGATAAAAAATATAAAGATCAGACAATAATAAAATCAATATTGTAG
- the pfkB gene encoding 1-phosphofructokinase encodes MIYTVTFNPAIDYIVRMDKPLDPGMTNRSVSEDCFFGGKGINVSTILKNLGIENTALGFAAGFTGEAIVADVKRKGILADFIMLDEGISRINVKIKAEQETEINAQGPSISDEAYNSLLTKLDSLKEGDMLILAGSIPSTLPSDVYEIILDRLKDKGITFVVDATKDLLMNVLKYHPFLIKPNNHELGEMFNIVLKTDDEIEAHAKKLQEMGARNVLISMAGDGAMLITEDGNRFRVGVPKGTVKNSVGAGDSMVAGFVAGYMKTGDYQVALNMGTAAGSATAFSDDLATGELINSIYETLK; translated from the coding sequence ATGATTTACACAGTTACATTTAATCCGGCAATCGACTACATAGTCCGCATGGATAAACCTCTTGATCCCGGTATGACAAACCGCTCTGTTTCCGAGGACTGCTTCTTCGGTGGAAAAGGCATCAACGTTTCAACAATACTTAAAAATCTCGGAATCGAGAACACCGCTCTCGGATTTGCAGCAGGCTTTACGGGTGAAGCAATTGTCGCTGATGTTAAGAGAAAAGGAATCCTTGCTGATTTTATAATGCTTGATGAGGGCATTTCAAGAATCAACGTAAAAATCAAAGCTGAGCAGGAAACCGAAATCAATGCACAAGGTCCGAGTATCAGCGATGAAGCCTACAATAGCCTTTTAACCAAGCTTGATTCACTTAAAGAGGGTGATATGCTCATTCTTGCAGGCAGCATACCAAGTACTCTTCCGAGTGATGTATATGAGATCATCCTCGACAGACTTAAGGACAAAGGCATTACCTTTGTTGTCGATGCAACCAAGGATCTTCTCATGAATGTCCTTAAATATCATCCTTTCCTTATAAAACCCAATAACCATGAGCTTGGAGAGATGTTCAATATCGTGCTAAAGACTGATGACGAAATTGAAGCACATGCGAAAAAGCTTCAGGAAATGGGCGCACGTAATGTTCTTATTTCCATGGCGGGCGACGGTGCAATGCTCATAACCGAAGACGGTAACCGTTTCCGTGTAGGTGTTCCCAAGGGAACAGTCAAAAACTCTGTAGGTGCGGGAGACTCAATGGTAGCCGGCTTCGTTGCAGGCTATATGAAAACCGGTGATTACCAGGTTGCATTAAATATGGGAACCGCAGCAGGAAGTGCTACTGCATTTTCCGATGATCTCGCAACAGGCGAGCTTATAAACAGTATTTACGAAACACTCAAGTAA
- a CDS encoding PTS fructose transporter subunit IIABC, with product MKIKDLLSKEGVSLNQTAADQGAAIDLMVALHDKVGNLNNKADFKAAIEAREAKGSTAVGMGIAVPHAKTAAVKKAGLVAITVPSGVDYKSLDNQPSKLLFMIAAPDGAADTHLEVLSKLMTMLMDQAFTKSLIEAKTPEEFIDLIDKQEDARDKKSAEKESSAPAPAKAGLKILGVTACPTGIAHTYMAAEALEQCAKEQGHSIKVETDGSGGAKNVLTDAEIAAADVIIIAADKNVEMGRFNGKKVIKASTADAIHHSSDLLARAASGDVPVYQHTGAISKSSSSMDNESAGRKAYKHLMNGVSHMLPFVIGGGILIAIAFLLDDYSIDPSNFGTNTPVAAWFKTIGGTAFGFMLPILAGFIAQSIADRPGLAVGFVGGALASTGATFASPGGGIPSAFLGALVAGFAAGYIVLAIRKITDGLPAALEGIKPVLIYPLCGIMIIGLVMCAINPLVGALNAWISGVLTGMSSGSIIVLGILLGAMMATDMGGPLNKAAYVFGTAALANQNETGYMIMAAVMVGGMVPPIAIALATIFFKNKFTEGERKSGPVNFIMGLCFITEGAIPFAAADPLHVIPSLMIGSGLAGALSMAFKCTLMAPHGGIFVFPVVGNVAMYLVALLVGSVAGAIMLGILKKNVNE from the coding sequence ATGAAAATCAAAGATCTTTTAAGCAAAGAAGGGGTTAGCTTAAATCAGACCGCAGCAGATCAGGGTGCTGCAATTGATTTGATGGTAGCACTTCATGACAAAGTTGGTAACCTTAATAACAAGGCTGATTTCAAAGCAGCTATTGAGGCAAGAGAAGCAAAAGGCTCTACAGCGGTAGGTATGGGGATAGCCGTTCCGCACGCAAAGACAGCAGCCGTTAAGAAGGCCGGTCTTGTTGCCATCACCGTTCCTTCCGGTGTTGATTACAAGTCACTCGACAATCAGCCCAGTAAGCTTCTGTTTATGATAGCCGCTCCTGACGGCGCAGCCGACACTCATCTCGAAGTATTGTCAAAGCTTATGACAATGCTCATGGATCAGGCTTTCACAAAGTCACTTATCGAAGCCAAGACTCCCGAGGAATTCATTGACCTCATCGACAAACAGGAGGATGCTCGCGACAAGAAGTCAGCAGAAAAAGAAAGCTCCGCTCCTGCTCCGGCAAAAGCAGGTCTTAAGATTCTCGGTGTAACAGCCTGCCCTACAGGTATTGCTCATACATATATGGCAGCTGAAGCTCTTGAGCAGTGTGCTAAGGAACAGGGTCACTCAATCAAGGTTGAGACAGATGGTTCCGGCGGTGCCAAGAACGTTCTTACAGATGCTGAAATCGCAGCTGCTGACGTCATCATTATCGCAGCTGATAAAAACGTTGAAATGGGCCGTTTCAATGGCAAGAAGGTCATCAAGGCTTCCACAGCCGATGCAATCCATCATTCAAGTGATCTTTTGGCACGTGCCGCATCGGGAGATGTTCCTGTTTATCAGCACACAGGCGCTATTTCCAAGAGCAGTTCTTCAATGGATAACGAAAGTGCCGGAAGAAAAGCATATAAACACCTTATGAACGGTGTATCACACATGCTTCCATTCGTTATTGGCGGTGGTATCCTGATTGCGATTGCTTTCCTTCTTGACGACTATTCAATTGATCCCAGCAACTTTGGTACCAATACTCCTGTTGCTGCATGGTTCAAGACAATCGGCGGAACAGCATTCGGATTCATGCTTCCTATCTTGGCAGGCTTTATAGCTCAGAGTATTGCAGATCGTCCCGGTCTTGCAGTTGGTTTCGTAGGTGGTGCTCTTGCTTCTACAGGTGCTACATTTGCATCTCCCGGCGGTGGTATTCCTTCCGCTTTCCTCGGAGCTCTTGTTGCAGGTTTCGCAGCGGGTTATATCGTACTTGCTATCAGAAAGATCACTGACGGTCTTCCGGCAGCTCTTGAAGGAATCAAACCCGTACTCATCTACCCTCTTTGCGGTATCATGATAATAGGTCTTGTAATGTGTGCGATCAACCCTCTTGTTGGAGCACTTAATGCATGGATTTCAGGAGTTCTTACAGGAATGAGCAGCGGTTCAATCATCGTTCTCGGAATCCTTCTTGGCGCAATGATGGCAACCGACATGGGTGGTCCTCTCAATAAGGCAGCTTATGTATTCGGTACTGCAGCACTTGCTAACCAGAATGAAACAGGCTACATGATCATGGCAGCAGTTATGGTTGGTGGTATGGTTCCTCCTATTGCTATCGCACTTGCTACCATATTCTTCAAGAACAAGTTCACAGAAGGTGAAAGAAAGTCAGGTCCCGTTAACTTCATCATGGGTCTTTGCTTCATTACAGAAGGTGCTATTCCTTTCGCAGCAGCCGATCCGCTTCACGTAATTCCTTCACTTATGATTGGCTCAGGACTTGCAGGTGCACTTTCAATGGCATTTAAATGCACACTTATGGCTCCTCACGGCGGAATCTTCGTATTCCCTGTTGTTGGTAACGTAGCAATGTATCTCGTAGCACTTCTTGTTGGATCTGTTGCAGGTGCAATAATGCTTGGCATTCTCAAAAAGAATGTAAACGAATAA
- a CDS encoding HPr family phosphocarrier protein yields MVSKNITVKNEQGMHMRPASLLSQKATPFDSDVKILFNGNSYDCKSVMFLMSACIKCGSDIVLQCEGPDEEKALAELSEFIESGMGD; encoded by the coding sequence ATGGTATCTAAAAATATTACAGTAAAGAACGAACAGGGCATGCATATGCGTCCCGCAAGTCTCCTTTCACAGAAGGCAACTCCTTTTGACAGCGATGTAAAAATCCTGTTCAACGGAAACAGTTATGACTGCAAGAGCGTTATGTTCCTTATGAGTGCATGCATCAAATGCGGTTCTGACATAGTGCTTCAGTGCGAAGGTCCTGACGAAGAGAAAGCACTTGCTGAGCTCTCTGAATTTATCGAGTCCGGTATGGGTGATTGA
- the ptsP gene encoding phosphoenolpyruvate--protein phosphotransferase, with protein sequence MYKGIAASRGIGIGSICRIVEQDLSFEARQITDSAAEKDRFHKAISDFVEETNAMAEDVRKRIGPKEAEILQGHAVMISDPAMSGEMDKMIDSGQCAEAALTAVCDMFIGMFSKMDDDMMRQRASDIADVKVSVLKKLLGIEDVDISKVAPGTVLVCKDLTPSMTSQIVKENVTGIITEIGGKTSHSAILARALEIPAVLSVPGIVDEVKDKDTAIIDGTEGDVFINPDGEILSKYMLKREEFIRKQSELKTFIGKETVNADGTKLELFCNIGTPKDAKKAMECDGEGIGLFRSEFLFMDNTHLPSEDEQFEAYKEAVQTMDERCVIIRTLDIGGDKDIPYLGLEKEENPFLGYRAVRYCLGNEEIYKTQLRAIVRASAFGKVKIMVPLVTTVDEVRSVKKLVNEIKDALLAEGIDFDKDIEVGCMIETASASLIADLLAKEADFFSIGTNDLTQYTMSVDRGNPKVAYLYSSFQPSVLRSIRYIIECGKKAGIPVGMCGEAAADPLMIPLLMSFGLDEYSVNPVLVLTARCIISKWSKAEADALTEKIMSMSTESEIVAALKEAAKE encoded by the coding sequence ATGTACAAAGGAATAGCTGCATCAAGAGGAATCGGAATCGGAAGCATCTGCAGAATCGTCGAACAGGACCTTTCTTTTGAGGCCAGACAGATTACGGATTCCGCTGCTGAAAAAGATCGTTTTCATAAGGCAATTTCCGATTTTGTTGAAGAGACAAACGCTATGGCAGAGGATGTAAGAAAGCGTATAGGCCCCAAAGAAGCCGAAATACTTCAGGGTCACGCTGTAATGATTTCCGATCCAGCCATGTCAGGTGAAATGGACAAGATGATTGATTCCGGTCAGTGCGCAGAGGCTGCACTCACTGCTGTATGTGATATGTTCATAGGCATGTTTTCCAAAATGGATGATGATATGATGCGTCAAAGAGCATCCGATATTGCTGACGTTAAGGTAAGTGTTCTTAAAAAGCTTCTCGGAATCGAGGATGTTGATATCAGCAAGGTTGCTCCGGGTACAGTCCTTGTCTGCAAAGACCTTACGCCTTCAATGACTTCTCAGATAGTCAAAGAAAACGTAACCGGCATCATCACCGAAATAGGCGGAAAGACCTCTCACTCTGCTATCCTTGCTAGAGCCCTGGAAATCCCCGCTGTCCTCTCCGTTCCCGGAATTGTTGATGAAGTAAAGGATAAGGATACTGCTATAATCGACGGAACAGAGGGCGATGTTTTCATCAATCCCGATGGTGAAATTCTCTCAAAGTACATGCTTAAGCGTGAAGAGTTTATACGCAAGCAGTCAGAGTTAAAAACCTTTATCGGAAAAGAAACCGTCAATGCAGACGGCACAAAGCTTGAGCTTTTCTGCAATATCGGAACTCCTAAGGATGCAAAAAAAGCTATGGAATGTGACGGCGAAGGCATAGGTCTTTTCCGCTCCGAATTTCTTTTTATGGATAATACTCATCTTCCTTCCGAAGATGAACAGTTCGAAGCTTACAAAGAAGCGGTTCAGACTATGGATGAACGCTGTGTGATCATCCGTACCCTGGATATTGGCGGTGACAAGGATATCCCTTATCTCGGACTTGAGAAAGAGGAAAATCCCTTCCTTGGCTACAGAGCTGTCCGCTATTGTCTTGGTAACGAAGAGATTTACAAGACACAGCTTCGTGCAATTGTCAGAGCAAGTGCTTTCGGTAAGGTAAAGATAATGGTTCCTCTCGTAACCACTGTCGATGAAGTAAGAAGTGTCAAAAAACTTGTTAATGAAATCAAAGATGCGCTTTTGGCAGAAGGCATTGATTTTGATAAGGATATTGAAGTTGGCTGCATGATAGAGACAGCATCCGCTTCTCTTATTGCCGATCTGCTTGCGAAGGAAGCTGATTTCTTCTCAATAGGAACAAACGATCTTACTCAGTACACCATGAGTGTTGACAGAGGAAATCCCAAGGTTGCTTACCTTTATTCCTCCTTCCAGCCGTCAGTTCTGCGCTCAATAAGATATATTATCGAATGCGGCAAAAAAGCCGGTATTCCTGTAGGCATGTGCGGCGAAGCTGCTGCAGATCCTCTCATGATCCCGCTACTTATGTCCTTCGGACTTGATGAGTACAGCGTTAATCCGGTTCTTGTTCTCACTGCCCGCTGCATCATCTCCAAGTGGTCAAAGGCTGAGGCTGATGCCCTTACAGAAAAGATAATGTCCATGTCCACAGAATCCGAAATCGTAGCTGCTCTTAAGGAAGCTGCAAAGGAATAA
- a CDS encoding DHHW family protein yields the protein MGNKELKSKRQDDEEKIRLTDRILVYIICGIMFLFIIAFFAFEKKDFSVNENRTLAKLPVLKFENVKSGSFTEGLENYAADHFPLRDTLMTLMAEAQRLSGRKEINGVYLAKDGSLIEEYDTPKNTQKQIEQFSKLAENVQNAKCRLMLVPTAIEINYDTLPDHVPADKRNAQHRTIEEIYTSMPDSLLTIDAETALKMVNFDKRLYYRTDHHWTTYGAYVGYEAYCKAAGLDTIPLSDYTLTDVSTDFKGTIFSKLNDEYFGTDTITSAAHPDWKISVEYSDTGEVTDTPYNEEYLAQKDKYSYFLNNIHPMVTITNEAVESGGLAIVKDSYANSMVPFLIGHYHTIYIFDTRYYKGGPSKFINEHSEITDVLILYNMNTIDNDTGIGGIF from the coding sequence ATGGGAAATAAAGAATTGAAAAGTAAGAGACAGGATGATGAAGAAAAAATAAGGCTTACTGACAGGATTCTCGTATATATTATATGCGGGATTATGTTTTTATTCATTATTGCTTTTTTTGCGTTTGAGAAAAAGGACTTTTCGGTAAATGAAAACAGAACACTGGCAAAGCTGCCGGTATTAAAATTTGAGAACGTCAAAAGCGGAAGCTTCACGGAAGGGCTTGAAAACTATGCGGCAGATCATTTTCCGCTTAGGGATACGCTTATGACGCTTATGGCTGAAGCTCAAAGATTAAGTGGTAGAAAAGAGATAAACGGTGTATATCTTGCGAAGGATGGTTCACTTATAGAAGAGTATGATACTCCGAAAAATACACAAAAACAGATCGAGCAGTTTTCAAAGCTTGCAGAGAATGTACAAAATGCAAAATGCAGACTGATGCTTGTACCGACTGCCATAGAAATAAATTACGATACTTTACCGGATCATGTTCCTGCTGATAAGAGAAATGCTCAACATAGGACAATTGAAGAAATATATACATCTATGCCGGATTCACTTTTAACAATCGATGCAGAAACGGCTTTGAAGATGGTTAATTTTGACAAAAGGCTATATTATAGGACAGATCATCATTGGACAACCTATGGCGCGTATGTGGGATATGAGGCATATTGTAAGGCTGCAGGACTTGATACCATACCGCTTTCGGATTACACACTTACGGATGTATCAACAGATTTTAAAGGAACTATTTTTTCAAAACTGAATGATGAATATTTTGGTACTGATACTATAACCTCAGCAGCACATCCTGATTGGAAAATTTCAGTTGAATATTCGGATACGGGAGAAGTAACGGATACCCCATATAATGAGGAATATCTTGCGCAGAAGGATAAGTACTCGTATTTCCTGAATAATATACATCCAATGGTGACAATAACAAATGAAGCGGTGGAAAGCGGAGGACTTGCTATTGTAAAGGACAGTTATGCAAACAGTATGGTGCCTTTCCTGATCGGCCATTACCACACAATATATATTTTTGATACGAGGTACTACAAAGGTGGTCCTTCAAAATTTATAAATGAGCATTCGGAAATCACGGATGTCCTGATTCTCTACAACATGAATACAATAGACAACGATACGGGAATTGGCGGGATTTTTTAA
- a CDS encoding MBOAT family O-acyltransferase — MFYAWGEPIYILLMLLSSFVDYTDGILQEKYGTSVFRKRVFLVTALLINFSLLGFFKYADFVVGIWNYLTPFDRGLPGIALPVGISFYTFQTASYSIDVYKGRVKVEHNYLDYLTYVSMFPQLIAGPIVRFSTVQDELHKREIKEDKFISGMKRFILGLLRKVLIANQIGALWDTIRVAEDISIVTAWLGLLCFTLQLYYDFSAYSDMAIGLGRMLGFHFPENFVYPLSATSITDFWHRWHISLSTWFKDYVYIPLGGNRVGTVKHLRNIFVVWFLTGLWHGASWNFVLWGLYHGTLLTLEKYIWGKWLSKIPQILQHLYAVIIVVFGFGIFTFDDLYEMGRYFVKLVGIPGNAFYGQEFLWYTGNYLIVLIVAIVFAFPVYPRLRKQLSGESIACQAVRVAFGAVMTGLFLLAVSSLVRDTYNPFLYFRF, encoded by the coding sequence TTGTTTTACGCATGGGGAGAGCCTATATACATTCTGCTTATGCTATTGTCATCCTTTGTGGATTATACTGACGGCATTCTTCAGGAAAAATATGGGACATCTGTTTTTAGGAAAAGAGTTTTTCTTGTGACAGCACTTTTGATAAATTTTTCTCTCCTGGGATTTTTTAAATATGCTGATTTTGTTGTGGGCATCTGGAATTACCTTACTCCGTTTGACCGTGGACTTCCGGGGATTGCTCTTCCGGTTGGAATTAGCTTTTATACTTTCCAGACTGCAAGCTATTCCATAGATGTCTATAAAGGCAGGGTAAAAGTTGAGCATAATTACCTTGACTATCTTACGTATGTCTCTATGTTCCCACAACTGATCGCGGGACCTATCGTACGCTTTAGTACAGTTCAGGACGAACTTCATAAAAGAGAAATAAAAGAAGACAAATTTATATCAGGTATGAAAAGGTTTATTCTGGGTCTTCTTCGAAAGGTATTGATAGCAAATCAGATAGGGGCTCTTTGGGATACCATTAGGGTAGCTGAAGATATTTCAATTGTAACAGCCTGGCTTGGCCTTTTGTGCTTTACCCTTCAGTTATACTATGATTTTAGCGCATATAGTGATATGGCTATAGGACTTGGGCGTATGCTTGGTTTTCATTTTCCTGAAAACTTTGTGTATCCTTTAAGTGCCACATCCATTACTGATTTTTGGCACAGATGGCATATTTCACTTTCTACCTGGTTCAAGGATTATGTATATATTCCTCTTGGCGGAAATCGCGTAGGGACTGTAAAGCATCTAAGAAACATCTTTGTTGTATGGTTCCTTACAGGATTGTGGCACGGAGCGTCATGGAATTTTGTACTATGGGGACTTTATCACGGGACTCTTCTTACTCTTGAAAAATATATTTGGGGAAAGTGGCTTTCTAAAATTCCCCAAATTTTACAGCACCTGTATGCGGTTATAATTGTAGTTTTTGGTTTTGGAATATTCACTTTTGACGATCTTTACGAAATGGGGCGCTATTTTGTAAAGCTTGTGGGAATTCCGGGTAATGCTTTTTATGGTCAGGAATTTTTGTGGTATACAGGTAATTATCTTATTGTGCTTATTGTAGCGATAGTATTCGCATTTCCTGTTTATCCACGCCTTAGAAAACAACTTTCAGGTGAAAGCATTGCCTGTCAGGCAGTAAGGGTTGCTTTCGGGGCTGTGATGACAGGCCTGTTTTTGCTTGCGGTATCGAGCCTTGTCAGAGATACCTATAATCCATTTCTGTACTTTAGATTCTGA
- a CDS encoding DUF4358 domain-containing protein — MKKNKIILFGALITAMMLGIAGCGSSAQKGDAIQTSGNEQNDNGQGTEQAGQTDAGEQKAALSPDEIYAKIKAAYTLPDMYEADADWLMNYYGIDAGMLSGYVFAEADEVHADRVIILNVADESNVAEVEGKLSAVLEQLSSPEMLDYLPDQADIITSASIKKDGNTLYLVISPDAEGIEEIIKKGLLGE; from the coding sequence ATGAAAAAAAACAAGATTATATTATTTGGGGCACTAATAACAGCAATGATGCTCGGAATAGCCGGCTGTGGAAGCAGTGCGCAGAAGGGTGACGCCATACAGACATCCGGCAATGAGCAGAATGACAACGGACAAGGAACAGAACAGGCCGGACAAACTGATGCAGGTGAACAGAAGGCAGCTTTGAGTCCGGATGAAATTTATGCAAAGATAAAAGCTGCATATACTCTGCCTGATATGTATGAAGCTGATGCTGACTGGCTCATGAATTATTACGGAATAGATGCCGGAATGCTTTCGGGGTATGTCTTTGCAGAAGCAGATGAAGTCCATGCGGACAGAGTGATCATTTTAAATGTGGCAGATGAAAGTAATGTGGCAGAAGTTGAAGGGAAACTCAGTGCTGTTTTGGAGCAGCTGTCTTCTCCTGAAATGCTTGATTATCTGCCTGATCAGGCTGATATTATCACGAGTGCTTCCATTAAGAAGGATGGCAATACCCTTTATCTTGTGATTTCACCTGATGCTGAGGGAATAGAGGAAATAATTAAGAAGGGTCTTTTGGGGGAATAA
- a CDS encoding GDSL-type esterase/lipase family protein gives MRGVKCLIVALASASLCACGLSTSSDNNAFRQEAYLDNNAALDKIASLEPKLSPNVGEEVADRLFYKTPVLGTEDKTFVSLDGTETDKSDDSKEIDGNSAKNGDFEVASTNDSNKAEAPENIEGKASKDEITDDTGSAVAEDSKGEIAEDTNNAVVETSDGEIGEDTDRDISVTTDKDMVEITDTDEVAEQTLSDDITETTATDNGMLIVSYDLQMLENMSYTEEQMQQISAFYEGSVFAGDSVLLGFRNYSGKSTDPMLKQLQFLAAGSLSLHNSFWPVSDKSVHPLYQGVQRPVWESIQLMGARKAFLFFGINDVSSNMDDSVALYPQLVDKIKELSPGVEINILSATYTLKDKGKGKLNNTNIATFNSRVRELAAQNGWGYLDIANVLSDGEGNLKEEFCSDGFLHESYKAYDVWKLVLIRYAAERLGIG, from the coding sequence ATGAGAGGGGTAAAATGTCTCATCGTAGCATTAGCATCTGCAAGCTTGTGTGCCTGTGGGCTTTCTACGAGTTCTGACAATAATGCATTTAGGCAGGAAGCATACTTGGATAATAATGCTGCTTTAGACAAAATAGCATCACTGGAACCGAAGTTGTCCCCGAATGTCGGTGAAGAGGTTGCGGACAGGTTGTTTTATAAGACACCTGTACTGGGGACAGAGGATAAGACGTTTGTTTCCTTGGATGGTACAGAAACTGATAAGTCTGATGACTCAAAAGAAATCGATGGCAATAGTGCAAAAAATGGTGATTTTGAGGTGGCTTCAACAAATGATAGTAATAAAGCAGAGGCTCCTGAAAATATTGAAGGAAAAGCTTCAAAAGACGAAATCACAGACGATACGGGTAGTGCTGTAGCCGAAGACTCTAAAGGAGAAATAGCAGAAGATACAAACAATGCTGTGGTCGAAACCTCTGATGGAGAAATAGGTGAAGACACAGACAGAGATATATCTGTAACCACTGACAAAGACATGGTTGAAATCACAGATACAGACGAAGTAGCAGAGCAGACTTTGAGTGATGACATAACCGAAACGACAGCAACCGATAACGGAATGCTCATTGTTTCATATGATCTTCAAATGCTGGAGAACATGAGCTATACCGAGGAGCAGATGCAGCAGATAAGTGCTTTTTATGAAGGTTCGGTATTCGCAGGAGATTCCGTCCTTTTGGGATTTAGGAATTACTCCGGAAAAAGTACTGATCCCATGCTAAAACAGCTACAATTTCTTGCAGCGGGATCGCTGTCCCTGCATAATTCCTTCTGGCCTGTAAGTGATAAAAGTGTGCACCCTTTATATCAGGGAGTACAGAGGCCTGTATGGGAATCAATTCAGCTTATGGGTGCAAGGAAAGCTTTTCTGTTCTTTGGGATAAATGATGTGAGCTCAAATATGGATGACTCTGTAGCTCTTTATCCACAGCTTGTAGATAAGATAAAAGAATTGTCTCCGGGCGTTGAAATCAATATATTAAGTGCAACCTACACACTTAAGGATAAAGGAAAAGGAAAACTAAACAACACCAATATAGCTACATTTAATTCAAGAGTCCGTGAGCTTGCCGCACAAAATGGCTGGGGATATCTGGATATAGCAAATGTACTTTCAGACGGAGAAGGTAATCTTAAAGAAGAGTTCTGTAGTGATGGTTTTTTACATGAATCTTATAAAGCCTATGACGTCTGGAAATTGGTTCTTATACGTTATGCGGCAGAACGACTGGGGATCGGTTAA